The uncultured Carboxylicivirga sp. genomic interval AGATAATGGCAGATCCAACTCCTCAGGTTAGTTTACCTGAATCTGAATATATCGAACTATTTAATCGATCAGAGTTTGACTTATCATTAAATAATTGGAAAATTCAAGTAGGAGATAAAGTTGCGTATTTACCCGATAGTGTTATTAAATCAGGCACATACTGTCTGTTGATCCCATCCACTAAACTAAATGAATGGTCGGATGAAGTTGTGGCTGTAACTAAATGGCCAACACTCTCTAATAGTGGTTTTGGAATCGCACTTTATGATGGAGATGGGAGTGTGATTGATGCATTCATATATGATTTGGATCAAATTGGTGGAGATAAATTCAAATATGAAGGAGGTTGGTCGGCAGAGCGGGTTGATGTTAATAATATGTCGGGGTGTTCTAATAATTGGTTTTGGAGTGCAGATCATAGGGGAGGCTCACCTTTAGTAGAAAATTCGCTGATACAACAAAACAATGATATTGATGCACCTTGGATTATTTTTTCCGAATTAGTAAATGATACAATTATTCGTATTCATTTTAATGAAGTGATGGATATTTTAAAATCGAATTGGAGTATCTCTATACAGCCAGAAGTTGAATTTTGTACAAATGTAGACTCCGTTTTTATGCAATATGTCGATATAAAGCTTAACGAAATACCAGATAAGAATAAGGAACACCAAGTTACGTTTAATAGTTTGTTTGATTGGGCGGGTAATGGCTTAATGGATAATATACTACGCATTGCAAAAACCGATACCTTAACGAAGAATGATGTAATAATTAATGAAATTTTATTTAATCCATTTATTGATGGTGTTGATTTTGTAGAGTTGGTTAATGCTTCAAATAAAGTGATTAATCTGAGTGATCTATGTTTTGCCAGTTGGGATGAAGATAAAATAATTGATAAATTATATCCTATTATGGATAAAAGCAGAATGTTATTTTCTGGTGATTATATTGTATTGAGTGAAGATAGTTTAGTTCTCTTTAGTCAATATTACTGTGAGAATAAGAATGCATTTTTAAACACAAAGTTACCATCAATGCCTGATGATGAAGGAGCGATAGTATTATGTAATCAAGCAGGAGAAATTATCGATTTTATTGAATATTCAAAAGATATGCATTTCGATTTAATTCGTAATGAAGAAGGAGTGTCTTTGGAAAGATTAGCAATAGATCAACCAACACGCGATCATCAAAATTGGCATTCTGCCGCTTCTTCTGTGTTGGCAACTCCGGGGTATTTAAATTCACAAACTATAACAGATAAAAAATCTGTAAAAACAATTTCGCTTGATTACGATCTATTCACACCCAATGGAAATGGCGATAAGGATCAGTTAATAATTAGGTATTCAAATAAAGAAACTGATGGAACCATGTCCATCAGGATTTTCGATAGTGCCGGGCACGAAGTGCGATATCTTATCAATAATCAGTTAATGAAATCCGATGGATATTATTTGTGGGATGGATTAGATGATCAAGGTCAAAAATTGACTCCGGGT includes:
- a CDS encoding lamin tail domain-containing protein, translating into MKRFFLLLMLWPTVLLAQLNESFSDGEILNNPNWFGLVDSFIVNADYKLQLDALVAGSSFIYTQSDVIEDASWTFEVINQFSPSSSNYTRIFLTMDNPDPENIKYGVYCDVGRNSDRLELGIIKDGNEEVIIESEDGLFAANTNSININISRNEDLWQLSYNVGNGEIVLDSVTYPIRFASAWFGILCTYTKTRAKKFLFDNIIIEGESLRDRYPPEILMYHVTNGEEITIQFNESLDETSFDEKSFYLSKLKRYASWVTYNENQIVLSFSPALDDVEEEKLIISNLADLSGNLLSTELLFSFKRVKVEEVKTQSLNELCFRFSRAIPLNSWTEANLLLNNEKVTHFEVVSSMDDLEYQLKLTSDLDNGAAYLLQLSNLKDDRGDTIRTFSQTISYYQPQRFDVVLNEIMADPTPQVSLPESEYIELFNRSEFDLSLNNWKIQVGDKVAYLPDSVIKSGTYCLLIPSTKLNEWSDEVVAVTKWPTLSNSGFGIALYDGDGSVIDAFIYDLDQIGGDKFKYEGGWSAERVDVNNMSGCSNNWFWSADHRGGSPLVENSLIQQNNDIDAPWIIFSELVNDTIIRIHFNEVMDILKSNWSISIQPEVEFCTNVDSVFMQYVDIKLNEIPDKNKEHQVTFNSLFDWAGNGLMDNILRIAKTDTLTKNDVIINEILFNPFIDGVDFVELVNASNKVINLSDLCFASWDEDKIIDKLYPIMDKSRMLFSGDYIVLSEDSLVLFSQYYCENKNAFLNTKLPSMPDDEGAIVLCNQAGEIIDFIEYSKDMHFDLIRNEEGVSLERLAIDQPTRDHQNWHSAASSVLATPGYLNSQTITDKKSVKTISLDYDLFTPNGNGDKDQLIIRYSNKETDGTMSIRIFDSAGHEVRYLINNQLMKSDGYYLWDGLDDQGQKLTPGIYIIWVQRVYASGNIQENKMVCVIGVKD